TGGATTCACAGGTTATGGGGATGTGAACGCCTTCTTGAAAAAGCGTTTCGCTGCTTGAATATCGCGGTTTTCGGAGTTCAAAATGAGTTTGAGTTTGGCGCGAAAACTACAACGGTGTTTTCAAATATTTTGACAAAGGAAGTTGCACTCTGTTTGATGCAGGGGGAACTAGTAAAGTAAAAAGAGGGCGTACGCCCTCCCAATGAAATTCCAGTTCTCTACACGACTAAGCCAATTAGTCCGGGCGGTTTAATAGAGACGTATTCTGCTTGAAATTGAATTTGTATTCACTCCATAAATTGTTCAATGCGCTGGCCCGATTGGAGCAGGTCTAGCAGCGCACGTTCCCGTAGCTCTCCAGAAAAACTAATAACGCAACTGATTTAGAAAATAAGTCATACTGTCAAGTAGCGGCTCTGTCTGTTTGTACCTTCGGATGATAAGGCAAGTACACAAGCTATCAATTAATCCCAGATGTGCAATTCTAGAGGACACAGCTTCTTTTAGAGAGTCTGCTTCATTTGATGAGATGACTAAACTGCTATCTACGAGATCCAGAAGGGGGGTTTTGTAAAAGCTTGTAATGCCAATAATTTTTGCGCCTTTTCCTTTTGCAATTTGTAATGTTTCAATTGTATCTTTTGTGCGGCCGGTATGTGAAATAGCAAGTGCCACGCATTCATCATCTAGCATGCTTGCAGATATGCGACTGATATGAGGATCGGTGGCTGCATAAGCAGGAAGACCGATACGCATAAAGCGATAATAAGCGTCTTGGGCAAGTGTGGCGGATGTTCCAATGCCGTAAATTTCTATTCGCTTAGCCTGTAATAAAAGTTGAACCGTTCGATGGAATTCCTCTTTATCCAATGTATTTATTGTATTCTGTAAGGTTTGAATGCTTGAACTGAATACCTTCAAAGCAATCGAGTAATCGTCATCATGAAGACTGATCTCTTCCGGTACGGGGTATGATGATTTGGAAATGTTCTTAGCTAAACTAATTTTTAGGTCAGTAAATCCGTTCAAACCAATTAATTGGCAGAATCGGACAATACTTGAATCTGCGACTGACAGAATAATAGCCAGTTGAGCAATTGTCATATTAATGATATCAGCGGGATGACTCAGAATGTATTCCGCTATCTTTTTTTCTCCTTGATGCATAGAGGGTAACAAATTTTTAATAATGACTAGGTAATCCTTTCCAATGTCCATGAACGCTCTCCATACTTTTAATTAATCATCATCTATGATTTTATATTATCACATTCCAATCAATTCAAGTAAACCCTGTTCAAATTTACAATATTTATACATCACGAAAACCCTTATTTAACATTCAACAGTTATGATGAAAATGATTAAACATCAAGGAATATTATTCTTTATTTTTTTATTACATGAAGAATAATATTCCTTGATGACGGCGGACAGTTAGGAGGTATGATCCATGAGTCGAATCTTCATTTATTAAAATACGATACTGCAAGGAAGGCAGTAAGTTTCGGATCATGACCAGGCTATCATTTACATAACATTTTTCTGAGAGATATTTGTATTTTACAAATGAAAGATAGAATCAAAAAGTAACTTAAAGGGAATATAATTCACTGGAAATAATTATTTAAAGAATTATACTCCATAGATCAGAATCGGGAGAATATAGGAATGACATGTGAGCTTGGGTATTATGAAACTTATATTTTTGACCTGGATGGATGCTTGTACGCTGGAAATGAACCATACCCAGGGTCAATCGCACTTATCTCATACCTTGCCGACAAGAACAAAAAGATCATTTTTCTGAGCAATAATTCTACCGAGACATCCGAGGAGGTACTTGCCAAAATGTCGGGCATGGGATTTCCTGTTTTGGGAATGCAGGCTCTGGTAGCTACCGATTTAACCGGAAAATATCTGCTAGAGAAGTACGGCAGCGTAACGGTATCGGTATGCGGATCGGAATCCTTGGAGGCAAGCTTGAAGAGATTTGGACATCGAGTCGTCCGCTTGGACGATCACAGCACATCCGACTTCATAGTGTTAGGCCGAGATGTCCACTTTAATTACGAGAAATTGAGGAGAATCGTCAACCAAGTGCTGAGGGGGGCAAAAATGGTTCTTACCAATGCCGATGTGTACCACCCAGGTGCGTTCGGAGAGCGAGTGCCAGAGACGGGAGCACTACTGGCGTCGGTGCTTTCCATGTTAGAAGGGTCAAGCGTTATTTCCATTGGGAAACCCGAGCCATATCCGTTTCAAAAAGCGCTTGAGCTTTCCGGAACGAGCCGGGACGCGTGCCTAATGGTTGGCGACAATATTTACACTGACATTAGGGGGGGGAGCAATGCGGGAATGGATACGCTTTGGATTTCTTACGACAGAAGTCGTCCAGAAGCAAGCCCAATTCCCACTTATAAGGTTTCCACAATTGACGGTTTCTACAGAAAGTTGCGCAATCAGATCTGATACTAACAGTACAATTCCCTTGGTGGTGATCATGTTGAAAATCGTAGTAATAGGGGAACTTCATTATTCGCAATCGTTCGCTGATCCTTCGTTGAAGGAGTATCAGGAAGATTTCCTCAAACGTTATCTCGATAATGTATTTCAGGTCCCAGCCGATATGCATGTTTCAGTCGGTGATTTAACGCACTCTGGCTCTACTGCTGAATTCGGCCGGATCTACCAAATTGCGAATGAGAGACATATTCATTTCT
Above is a genomic segment from Paenibacillus sp. HWE-109 containing:
- a CDS encoding MurR/RpiR family transcriptional regulator; this translates as MDIGKDYLVIIKNLLPSMHQGEKKIAEYILSHPADIINMTIAQLAIILSVADSSIVRFCQLIGLNGFTDLKISLAKNISKSSYPVPEEISLHDDDYSIALKVFSSSIQTLQNTINTLDKEEFHRTVQLLLQAKRIEIYGIGTSATLAQDAYYRFMRIGLPAYAATDPHISRISASMLDDECVALAISHTGRTKDTIETLQIAKGKGAKIIGITSFYKTPLLDLVDSSLVISSNEADSLKEAVSSRIAHLGLIDSLCTCLIIRRYKQTEPLLDSMTYFLNQLRY
- a CDS encoding HAD-IIA family hydrolase, whose protein sequence is MTCELGYYETYIFDLDGCLYAGNEPYPGSIALISYLADKNKKIIFLSNNSTETSEEVLAKMSGMGFPVLGMQALVATDLTGKYLLEKYGSVTVSVCGSESLEASLKRFGHRVVRLDDHSTSDFIVLGRDVHFNYEKLRRIVNQVLRGAKMVLTNADVYHPGAFGERVPETGALLASVLSMLEGSSVISIGKPEPYPFQKALELSGTSRDACLMVGDNIYTDIRGGSNAGMDTLWISYDRSRPEASPIPTYKVSTIDGFYRKLRNQI